The Streptomyces sp. NBC_00440 genome contains a region encoding:
- a CDS encoding DUF3263 domain-containing protein, whose translation MTGDDAHGPALPERDRAVLALERRSWPGAGAKERAIREQLGISPVRYYQLLNALLDDQAALAHDPVTVNRLRRVRAARRERR comes from the coding sequence ATGACTGGCGACGACGCGCACGGCCCCGCGCTCCCCGAGCGCGACCGCGCCGTACTCGCGCTGGAGCGCCGCTCCTGGCCGGGCGCCGGCGCCAAGGAGCGGGCCATCAGGGAGCAGCTCGGCATCTCACCGGTCCGCTACTACCAGCTCCTCAACGCCCTGCTGGACGACCAGGCCGCGCTGGCCCACGACCCGGTGACGGTCAACCGCCTGCGCCGGGTCCGGGCGGCCCGCCGCGAGCGCCGCTGA